Proteins encoded together in one Pontiella desulfatans window:
- a CDS encoding phage protease encodes MNLILNRNFELPADDWYQLAPLGEFPHNGAGITQLIDSDACTRMVAAFENARGQSENFPGLLIDFDHFSLDAEKHSEAAGWITDLQFREGGDSAGLYANIRWSDIGEAAVKGGRYRFLSPVWAKADCEDLGDNRLRPVRLLNAAVTNDPNLKGILPLSNRSPLVRHSPLGDGGFENASSNKKPDLTQEELMKAIVDALLKKLDLPPEADAEVIQSAIENITPPAEVEALLNRAETAETKITDLEKAQLEADADAFLDEYTDVIENRAEVREQFVANRTVTEALFKNLKTPTPQDSASSIQHRDSATRKPLHNRDSKIKATHNRDAQPSGEARAVKIRNRASEIQKTEGVGYTDAFRRAEQEMSEG; translated from the coding sequence ATGAACTTGATTCTAAATCGTAACTTTGAACTGCCCGCCGACGACTGGTATCAGCTCGCGCCGCTGGGCGAATTCCCGCACAACGGTGCCGGGATCACCCAGCTGATCGATTCCGACGCCTGCACCCGCATGGTAGCCGCGTTTGAAAACGCGCGCGGCCAGTCGGAAAACTTTCCCGGCCTGCTGATCGACTTTGATCACTTTTCCCTCGATGCCGAAAAGCATTCCGAAGCTGCCGGCTGGATTACGGATCTACAGTTCCGCGAAGGCGGGGACTCCGCTGGCCTGTATGCCAACATCCGCTGGAGCGACATCGGCGAGGCCGCCGTAAAGGGCGGGCGCTATCGCTTCCTTTCGCCCGTATGGGCCAAAGCGGATTGTGAGGATCTTGGCGACAACCGCCTTCGCCCGGTTCGCCTGCTCAATGCCGCCGTTACCAACGACCCCAATTTGAAGGGAATTTTGCCCCTTTCCAATCGTTCCCCGCTTGTCCGCCATAGCCCTTTGGGCGACGGCGGATTTGAAAACGCTTCTTCTAATAAGAAACCCGATTTAACACAGGAGGAATTAATGAAAGCCATTGTCGATGCCTTGCTCAAGAAGCTGGATCTCCCGCCGGAGGCCGATGCTGAAGTGATTCAGTCCGCCATTGAAAACATCACTCCGCCCGCCGAAGTCGAAGCGTTGCTTAACCGCGCCGAAACCGCTGAAACTAAAATTACCGATCTCGAAAAGGCGCAGCTCGAAGCAGATGCCGATGCCTTTCTCGACGAATATACCGACGTCATCGAAAACCGCGCCGAAGTCCGCGAGCAGTTTGTCGCCAACCGCACCGTAACCGAAGCCCTCTTCAAAAACCTGAAAACCCCCACGCCCCAGGATTCAGCATCAAGTATCCAGCATCGAGATTCCGCTACGCGGAAGCCCCTCCACAACCGCGATTCCAAAATCAAGGCGACGCATAATCGCGACGCCCAGCCCAGCGGCGAGGCCCGGGCCGTCAAGATCCGCAACCGCGCCAGCGAAATCCAGAAGACCGAAGGCGTGGGCTACACCGATGCCTTCCGCCGCGCCGAACAGGAGATGTCCGAAGGGTAG
- a CDS encoding response regulator, with the protein MIPITLWIVEDDAGYRRMLQQILNWTDHITCEEIFPSCIEFFDALKSEKHPDMVLMDLGLPEMGGVEGIKKLAQVAPDITVMVLSVFQDKENVLQALEAGASGYLLKTASDEDIVKGINDIFMGKASLSPAVAKIVLDSMQQPVPEKQFDLSEREIQVLEKLADGLASKEIAGLLGISTPTVNFHLKNIYKKLDVPSQSGAVAKALRSNII; encoded by the coding sequence ATGATCCCCATCACCCTGTGGATTGTTGAAGATGATGCCGGTTACCGGCGTATGCTGCAGCAGATTTTAAACTGGACCGACCATATTACCTGTGAAGAGATTTTTCCTTCCTGCATTGAGTTTTTCGATGCGCTGAAAAGCGAAAAACATCCGGATATGGTGCTGATGGATCTCGGGCTGCCTGAAATGGGGGGCGTGGAAGGCATTAAAAAGCTGGCCCAGGTAGCGCCCGACATTACGGTAATGGTGCTGAGCGTTTTTCAGGATAAAGAAAACGTATTGCAGGCGCTGGAGGCCGGGGCAAGCGGGTACCTGCTGAAAACCGCTTCTGATGAAGATATCGTCAAAGGCATCAATGATATATTTATGGGCAAGGCCTCCCTCAGCCCGGCGGTTGCAAAAATTGTGCTGGATTCCATGCAGCAGCCGGTTCCGGAAAAACAGTTTGATCTTTCCGAGCGCGAAATCCAGGTACTCGAAAAGCTTGCTGACGGCCTGGCATCCAAAGAAATTGCCGGATTACTCGGCATCAGCACCCCCACGGTAAATTTTCATCTCAAGAACATCTACAAGAAACTGGATGTGCCGTCTCAGTCCGGCGCCGTAGCCAAAGCGCTTCGCTCAAATATTATTTAG
- a CDS encoding PEP-CTERM sorting domain-containing protein, whose amino-acid sequence MRNIGMIIAALTVAGAVQADIVGSWYAFDAANNSQHTEAADSTASGWTANLTTSERGSQQVAATQSATLDAGATGPVVDPGLGDISGLQANIANTGNATTTFTFLNSTGADVDLENFFYDYKKTAAGAGTSDTTDWGDIDLIAVSGITGATDGSTLHSRDIGTPNYFSQGVDIDLSGYSIANGATATFTMVVTWDGSTAPADPTWHKSVTYDNIALTAIPEPTTLGLVTAFGGAVLFIRRKIAL is encoded by the coding sequence ATGAGAAATATAGGAATGATAATTGCGGCATTAACGGTTGCAGGTGCGGTGCAGGCGGATATAGTGGGATCCTGGTATGCATTTGATGCTGCCAACAACTCCCAGCACACGGAAGCAGCGGACTCGACCGCATCAGGCTGGACCGCAAATTTGACAACCAGTGAGAGAGGTTCGCAACAGGTTGCGGCCACTCAGTCGGCCACGCTGGATGCCGGGGCGACCGGCCCGGTCGTTGATCCGGGGTTGGGTGACATATCCGGCCTGCAGGCCAACATAGCCAATACAGGCAATGCGACCACAACCTTTACGTTCCTGAACAGCACCGGCGCGGATGTTGATTTGGAGAACTTTTTCTATGATTACAAAAAAACCGCGGCAGGTGCCGGTACATCGGATACCACGGATTGGGGCGATATTGATCTGATCGCTGTTTCAGGAATCACGGGTGCGACAGACGGATCGACCTTGCATTCCAGAGATATCGGTACCCCTAATTATTTCAGCCAGGGTGTTGATATCGATCTGTCCGGTTATTCCATTGCGAATGGAGCCACCGCGACATTTACCATGGTGGTGACCTGGGATGGCTCAACGGCCCCCGCCGATCCGACCTGGCACAAGTCTGTCACGTACGACAATATCGCATTGACCGCAATTCCGGAGCCAACCACGCTTGGTTTGGTGACCGCGTTCGGTGGAGCGGTTCTTTTTATCCGTCGCAAAATCGCGCTCTAA
- a CDS encoding sulfatase — protein MWKRIAALSAALFIAVAGYGQVSSDLNVVLIICDDLNDYEGFFGGHPQALTPNMDALAASGITFINAHSSAPICAPSRSSFMTGIYPHTSGNYAFGTWYENEVLSNSKTLMHYFRDNGYGAYGTGKIMHHRLNSEWTEYGSFGRAGPVAFDGTDVAAHPGVPSPFNEIGILNGTVCSLTNVPSVNGYTGWYNSNWAGSGPYHYIDDTNRDPMQDEESAIWATNKIAQLDAQGTDTNFFLTIGFSNPHTPLVAPQKYFDLFPTNTLVLPPRISNDLADCYFTDNFGTNTGGQVAYRAMQDSWPTFEAGLKVYLQAYLACVAFVDDQVGVVMNALDSSRFASNTMVILTSDHGYDFGEKESIAKDTLWENSTRVPMVFRVPGLEAQAGKTVDEPVALIDLYPTIMDLCGLTGDTKKNASGADLDGHSMKPLLVDPDAGIWTGPDVALSMVTSYGGLPEQQNYSVRSKNWRYIRYEDGQEELYDTTNDPHEWTNVVDSADSAVQAKRDEMEAELFTLVPGFLSTNDNLLNDPGFESISVSEPDAGTAPWFSINEDNVWSYRQDGAYKHSDTQSLTFKQVWDVGSVAQNLPVPLASNTTYHASFWMLSHSPGALNGSSTIELELFSCPTVDGTYSHRGSFVVGQNSTSNTWEQFSGTIDEAALAGFEGEFLQFRISRPAGGIKYLINVDDVVLTAESIAPPEPPSSTNTGNIISVNVFHNAGPGWNFDKETLETNETYGISSLGTVVGNWNNTNAAMSNLVWEDGNPSSVSFSKSASTYATWKAAHNDTPLRAGVVAWTNGSATVTLNNLNANFTNGYAAIVYLSGEEANAGARISDGTSTFWYKTATPASGILTRTFDITDADGIDEASYAVFGSAANPLTNDVVTLTLDSAMGGSAFISGVQLIEASSVPIVEPTLSDLSLIDFDSPLSPGQLVVEEGGATVVSSNGTSALQLTAAVGERVKVRLRPASGSWDLMDYVNMTMDFQNPGNNEVWVRILIKDSSTGANDIFYMPSCSHNAWVQPAETRIFNAMMPRHKFKGPGQVPGYTDLFPNMNGLPHAQPLVWYGVDVSQITEVVLQLEPQEYAQTVQIDNLRGKRRAAPLALESDPTTNSTFFPFIDEYFQYKHEDWPGKISSDADLTAAKAAEDADMAAHPRTMEYNEYGGWANGPTLPATGHFRTEKIDGKWWFVDPAGKLFWSLGCTDVGLTEELIDVSSLKNHFYEALPARSDPVYGAFYTPTGSGLPSGDYFKSFYPILYKKYGADFETDFHERSLERARNWGLNTLGAWSGGSNGQPAGLETPYVKIIWTPGVTIPTMDKLNDPFDADFRNDVITAIGWTGDAKDDPYCIGFFDQNEIEWGNDAEQEARDIMEQCGSGLAAKVAMVDFMETAYGSISAANAAWGSSYGSFNDLLPALGSGSFNWSGAGGDMKAFYAHLTDTYYREFRAAMKSVAPQKLYVGSRIKGSTMLKEVASAAAAHCDVVSFNIYQKDLYEFQGVTAENKPFFPEDKPFFVGEFNFGALDRGKFWTGIEYAADQRNRGEAYRHYVRSGLEDPRCVGAHWFSYIDGPLAGRPKDSENAAKGLVDGCDTPHQSMVDAIRTVSATMYDYRYADSVYTPPEVSPLLANWQFDEAAGAISTAHNAAGLAVWTDEADWMLNGNGQAEVSGVVNERHAAPFTAVTNGNVFMRIDYAVWNFDGDCQIRAGFELDNQEVYVRLRGRANNAFFGVGNANDQGISGNSADGMSLILGVNLDADTFSLWWDDGRNGTYMLLYADTALSIAAASVAAPYFRNTQFTGVNAVGIDMLLYGTNFNDVANFSLSPYQIWMSGYQLTGTDDDGDGLNNLAEFALGGNPTNPSENGYVPVFGKGMSNMVYVYPRRKDAGLTYWLETSTNLVSGSWTNAGYSEIPDVGTYDMDFEAVTNEVQDGEPQTFIRLRVKED, from the coding sequence ATGTGGAAAAGAATTGCAGCATTGTCTGCAGCCTTATTCATTGCGGTTGCCGGATATGGACAGGTTTCCAGCGACCTGAATGTCGTTCTGATTATCTGCGATGATCTGAATGATTATGAAGGCTTTTTCGGCGGGCATCCGCAGGCGCTGACGCCGAATATGGATGCGCTGGCGGCTTCCGGCATCACCTTCATCAATGCCCACAGCAGCGCACCCATTTGCGCCCCCAGCCGTTCATCCTTTATGACGGGCATATACCCGCACACATCCGGCAACTATGCCTTTGGCACATGGTATGAAAATGAGGTGCTGAGCAATTCAAAAACCCTGATGCATTATTTCCGCGATAACGGCTATGGCGCTTACGGTACCGGAAAAATAATGCATCACCGCCTGAATAGTGAATGGACGGAATACGGTAGTTTTGGCCGAGCCGGGCCGGTGGCGTTTGACGGGACCGATGTCGCGGCTCATCCGGGCGTACCGTCACCGTTTAATGAAATCGGCATTCTGAATGGAACGGTCTGTTCGCTGACCAATGTTCCGAGTGTCAACGGTTATACGGGTTGGTATAATTCCAACTGGGCCGGTTCGGGACCCTATCACTACATTGATGATACGAATCGTGATCCCATGCAGGACGAAGAGTCGGCTATCTGGGCGACGAACAAAATTGCACAGCTCGATGCGCAGGGTACGGACACTAATTTTTTCCTTACGATTGGTTTTTCAAATCCGCACACCCCGCTCGTTGCACCCCAGAAATATTTTGATCTGTTTCCGACCAATACGCTGGTGCTGCCGCCGCGTATTTCAAACGATTTGGCCGACTGTTATTTTACAGATAATTTCGGTACCAATACCGGCGGTCAGGTTGCATACCGGGCCATGCAGGATTCCTGGCCGACCTTTGAAGCGGGGCTGAAAGTGTATCTTCAGGCCTATCTGGCCTGTGTAGCATTTGTTGATGACCAGGTCGGCGTCGTAATGAATGCCCTCGACAGCAGTCGCTTTGCATCCAATACGATGGTGATTCTTACCAGCGATCACGGCTATGATTTCGGAGAAAAGGAAAGCATTGCCAAAGACACGCTGTGGGAAAACAGCACCCGTGTGCCGATGGTCTTCCGCGTTCCCGGCCTTGAAGCCCAGGCTGGAAAGACGGTGGATGAACCCGTCGCTTTGATTGATCTCTATCCAACGATTATGGATCTGTGCGGCCTTACCGGCGATACCAAAAAGAATGCCTCCGGTGCCGATCTGGATGGGCACAGCATGAAGCCGTTGCTGGTGGATCCGGATGCCGGTATCTGGACCGGTCCCGATGTGGCCCTTTCCATGGTCACGAGCTACGGCGGATTGCCGGAACAGCAGAACTATTCCGTTCGCTCGAAAAACTGGCGCTACATCCGCTATGAAGACGGGCAGGAAGAACTCTACGACACGACGAATGACCCGCACGAATGGACGAATGTGGTCGATTCGGCCGATTCGGCCGTGCAGGCCAAGCGTGATGAAATGGAGGCAGAACTCTTTACATTGGTTCCCGGGTTTCTTTCAACAAACGATAACCTGTTAAACGATCCCGGTTTTGAAAGTATTTCCGTCTCAGAGCCCGATGCGGGAACTGCCCCCTGGTTTAGCATTAATGAAGATAATGTGTGGTCCTATCGTCAGGACGGAGCCTATAAACATTCCGATACGCAGTCTTTGACCTTTAAGCAGGTGTGGGATGTCGGGTCGGTCGCACAGAATCTCCCGGTGCCTCTGGCCTCCAACACAACGTATCATGCCTCATTCTGGATGCTCAGCCATAGTCCCGGAGCGCTCAATGGGTCATCCACCATTGAACTTGAGCTGTTCAGTTGTCCGACGGTTGATGGAACCTACTCGCATAGAGGATCCTTTGTGGTGGGTCAGAACAGTACGTCGAATACATGGGAACAGTTCTCCGGTACGATTGATGAAGCTGCACTGGCCGGTTTTGAAGGAGAGTTTCTTCAATTCCGAATTTCACGCCCTGCCGGTGGAATTAAATACCTGATCAATGTGGATGATGTGGTGTTAACCGCTGAATCGATTGCACCGCCTGAACCGCCGTCTTCCACCAATACCGGCAATATCATCAGTGTGAATGTCTTTCACAATGCGGGGCCGGGCTGGAACTTTGATAAAGAAACGCTCGAAACCAATGAAACGTATGGTATCTCATCACTGGGCACGGTTGTGGGAAACTGGAATAACACCAATGCCGCGATGTCCAACCTCGTATGGGAGGATGGTAATCCAAGCTCGGTAAGTTTCTCCAAATCGGCAAGTACCTATGCGACCTGGAAAGCCGCTCACAATGACACGCCTTTGCGGGCCGGTGTCGTGGCCTGGACCAATGGGTCGGCAACCGTCACCCTGAATAATCTTAATGCCAATTTTACCAACGGCTATGCCGCGATTGTGTATCTGAGCGGTGAAGAGGCCAATGCCGGTGCGCGAATTAGCGACGGTACCTCGACCTTCTGGTATAAAACGGCGACCCCGGCATCGGGAATACTTACACGAACCTTCGATATAACAGACGCGGATGGAATCGATGAAGCCAGCTATGCGGTATTCGGCAGTGCGGCCAATCCGCTCACGAACGATGTGGTAACCCTTACGCTGGATAGCGCGATGGGCGGTTCGGCCTTTATCAGTGGTGTACAGCTCATCGAAGCGTCATCCGTTCCCATTGTTGAACCGACTCTTTCCGATCTGTCGTTAATCGATTTTGACAGCCCGCTCAGCCCCGGGCAGTTGGTGGTAGAAGAGGGGGGCGCGACCGTGGTTTCATCGAACGGCACCAGTGCATTGCAATTGACCGCTGCCGTGGGGGAACGGGTTAAGGTTCGACTTCGCCCGGCATCGGGGAGCTGGGACTTGATGGATTATGTCAATATGACGATGGATTTCCAAAATCCAGGCAATAATGAAGTCTGGGTTCGTATTCTGATTAAAGATTCCAGTACAGGTGCAAACGATATCTTTTATATGCCCAGCTGTTCGCACAATGCCTGGGTGCAACCGGCCGAAACGCGTATCTTTAATGCGATGATGCCGAGACACAAGTTCAAGGGTCCCGGCCAAGTGCCAGGATATACTGACCTGTTTCCTAATATGAATGGTCTGCCGCATGCCCAGCCGCTCGTCTGGTATGGTGTGGATGTCTCGCAGATCACAGAAGTGGTCCTGCAGCTCGAACCGCAGGAGTATGCGCAGACGGTGCAGATTGATAACCTGCGCGGAAAGCGCCGTGCTGCGCCACTGGCACTGGAATCAGATCCTACAACGAACAGTACCTTCTTTCCGTTTATCGATGAATACTTCCAGTATAAGCATGAAGACTGGCCGGGAAAAATTTCATCCGATGCTGATCTGACAGCGGCGAAAGCGGCCGAAGATGCCGACATGGCCGCCCATCCAAGAACGATGGAATATAATGAGTACGGCGGTTGGGCCAATGGGCCGACGCTACCGGCTACCGGTCATTTCCGGACTGAAAAAATTGATGGAAAATGGTGGTTTGTTGATCCGGCCGGTAAGTTGTTCTGGTCGCTGGGCTGCACGGATGTCGGACTGACCGAGGAGTTGATAGATGTATCCAGCCTGAAAAACCATTTCTATGAGGCGCTTCCTGCACGGAGCGATCCGGTGTATGGCGCATTTTATACCCCTACGGGTTCAGGCCTTCCTTCCGGGGACTATTTTAAATCGTTCTATCCCATCCTCTACAAAAAATACGGTGCTGATTTTGAAACCGACTTTCACGAACGCTCACTTGAGCGCGCCCGCAACTGGGGGCTGAATACACTGGGCGCCTGGTCTGGTGGATCGAATGGCCAGCCGGCCGGACTGGAAACGCCCTACGTAAAAATTATTTGGACTCCGGGCGTTACGATACCGACTATGGACAAGCTGAATGATCCGTTTGATGCTGATTTCCGTAATGATGTGATTACTGCGATCGGGTGGACCGGCGATGCCAAAGACGATCCCTATTGTATTGGGTTCTTTGACCAGAATGAAATCGAATGGGGCAATGATGCGGAACAGGAAGCACGCGATATCATGGAACAGTGCGGCTCCGGCCTCGCCGCCAAAGTGGCCATGGTCGATTTCATGGAGACGGCCTACGGCTCTATCTCAGCCGCAAACGCGGCCTGGGGCTCTTCCTATGGAAGCTTTAACGACCTGCTGCCCGCGCTGGGTAGCGGAAGCTTTAACTGGTCTGGTGCCGGCGGGGATATGAAGGCTTTTTATGCGCATCTGACGGATACCTATTACCGTGAATTCCGGGCCGCAATGAAGTCGGTGGCTCCTCAGAAGCTTTATGTTGGAAGCCGGATTAAAGGATCGACCATGCTGAAGGAAGTTGCATCAGCAGCGGCTGCGCATTGTGATGTGGTCAGTTTCAATATCTACCAAAAGGACCTCTATGAATTTCAGGGGGTAACGGCGGAGAATAAGCCGTTTTTCCCGGAAGATAAGCCGTTTTTTGTGGGCGAATTCAACTTCGGGGCACTGGACCGAGGGAAATTCTGGACGGGCATTGAATATGCGGCGGATCAGCGCAACCGCGGCGAGGCGTATAGGCATTATGTCCGCAGTGGACTTGAGGATCCGCGATGTGTCGGCGCGCACTGGTTCTCCTATATAGATGGGCCGCTGGCCGGGCGACCTAAGGATTCCGAGAATGCCGCCAAGGGCCTGGTCGACGGCTGTGACACGCCGCATCAGTCGATGGTGGATGCTATCCGCACGGTCAGTGCGACGATGTATGATTATCGCTATGCGGACTCTGTTTACACCCCCCCGGAAGTTTCGCCTCTATTGGCCAATTGGCAGTTTGACGAGGCGGCCGGAGCCATTTCTACAGCACACAACGCGGCCGGGTTGGCGGTGTGGACTGACGAGGCGGACTGGATGTTGAATGGTAATGGACAGGCCGAGGTTTCAGGCGTGGTGAATGAGCGTCATGCCGCACCTTTTACAGCGGTAACAAATGGGAATGTCTTCATGCGGATTGACTATGCCGTGTGGAACTTTGATGGCGACTGCCAGATCCGCGCCGGGTTTGAACTGGATAACCAGGAGGTGTATGTGCGGCTTCGAGGCCGGGCGAATAATGCCTTCTTCGGCGTGGGTAATGCCAACGATCAGGGTATCTCAGGGAATTCGGCTGACGGAATGAGCCTTATTCTGGGAGTTAATCTGGATGCAGATACCTTTTCGTTGTGGTGGGATGACGGGCGAAACGGAACGTACATGCTTCTTTATGCCGATACCGCGTTGAGCATTGCTGCGGCCTCGGTTGCTGCGCCGTATTTCCGAAATACGCAATTCACCGGGGTAAATGCAGTCGGAATAGACATGCTGCTTTATGGTACGAATTTTAATGATGTTGCGAACTTCAGTCTTTCACCGTATCAAATCTGGATGTCGGGGTATCAGCTTACCGGAACTGATGATGACGGGGATGGTCTGAATAACCTCGCCGAGTTTGCGCTGGGCGGTAATCCGACGAACCCGTCTGAGAACGGCTATGTTCCAGTATTTGGAAAAGGGATGTCCAATATGGTCTATGTCTATCCGCGCCGCAAAGATGCCGGATTGACCTACTGGCTGGAGACCAGCACGAACCTGGTTTCCGGTTCATGGACCAATGCTGGATACAGCGAGATTCCGGATGTCGGGACATATGATATGGATTTTGAAGCGGTCACGAATGAAGTGCAGGACGGGGAACCGCAGACATTTATTCGCTTGCGGGTTAAAGAAGATTGA
- a CDS encoding transposase: MTIHTIGEHLGFHPHLNALVADGSFNATADSIIDPNQVGGNRKKRFDPSI; the protein is encoded by the coding sequence ATGACCATCCACACCATCGGTGAACACCTCGGTTTTCATCCGCATCTGAACGCACTCGTGGCCGACGGCTCTTTCAACGCGACCGCCGATTCCATAATCGACCCGAATCAGGTAGGCGGGAACCGAAAAAAGCGTTTTGATCCTTCGATTTAA
- a CDS encoding sensor histidine kinase: MFWILVLLLSGLTPAISQVTGAVDLSFSDEAGETSVQKESYSRRFLPGRIRGLKAEQEMLRKQISALPQHTPKPLSDRRGYHSVPIEIPSDDVQRIDIQFAFHSKLDSIALMPALVAADTGLESYAFPKRFKIEVLENRGVWIGGDPGRWEERPDEAEWVEVVNWMNRDFPDPGPYPVFFECSGQKVYQVRISFPKGSAASMGDFHALGELYLFRRDMKERMSDNMMGWGADVKVNASNSLSKPPLWDVQYLKDGFAGLGLPLSEEIAAVDDLMIYWDDGEPCAPVEIMLDLGEVRQVGGLHIWPAEAPHGMEVPLFGFPGKVKVEFSADRNFKEVRMAEVSNARQQMYRDNLLIMATRAYEARYVRVTLDDFTMYQNRKILGLGEIRVGEYNTVWSTGCAISGTGLPEWALDQLPRLVDGFSRGRRILSESERIKGLAMRRPLDMRLKEVERELVLAENAWRVLQLRLSIAGGVLLLLVLFLVWRSQQRKRKKELSTLRQRITRDLHDDVGSSLGGISLMSTKLETMAVNQTVKEELGGLALMAREACSSLREVVWLTDQEVILLPALLEKMMERAQRTLYGMDLTVDIGSNIPEVEVGWNVKRHLIMFFREAIHNCARHSNADRAEISVCADNVELQISIRDYGCGFDPAEKNKGWGLESMKKRGEELGGDVSLISALGEGTSVILRVPLSKLSKEPAKAYKTSN, from the coding sequence GTGTTTTGGATCCTGGTCCTGTTGTTATCAGGTCTGACTCCGGCAATCAGTCAGGTGACGGGTGCAGTTGATCTCAGTTTTTCTGATGAGGCCGGTGAAACGTCAGTACAGAAAGAATCCTACAGCAGAAGGTTTCTGCCGGGGCGGATCCGGGGCCTGAAGGCGGAGCAGGAAATGCTGCGGAAACAAATTTCTGCACTTCCTCAGCATACCCCGAAACCGCTGTCCGACCGGCGTGGATATCATTCCGTGCCGATCGAGATCCCGTCGGATGATGTGCAACGAATTGACATACAGTTTGCATTTCATTCTAAACTGGATTCAATTGCTCTTATGCCGGCGCTGGTTGCTGCAGATACCGGGCTTGAATCATATGCCTTTCCCAAACGCTTTAAAATTGAGGTGCTGGAAAATCGCGGGGTGTGGATTGGTGGAGATCCTGGTCGGTGGGAAGAGCGTCCTGATGAGGCCGAGTGGGTCGAAGTGGTCAACTGGATGAACCGGGACTTTCCTGATCCTGGCCCTTATCCGGTTTTTTTCGAATGTTCGGGTCAGAAAGTATATCAGGTCCGCATATCGTTCCCGAAGGGAAGTGCTGCATCTATGGGGGATTTTCACGCGCTCGGTGAACTCTACCTTTTCCGCCGCGACATGAAGGAGCGAATGAGTGACAACATGATGGGATGGGGAGCTGATGTGAAAGTTAATGCATCCAATTCTCTATCTAAACCTCCGTTGTGGGATGTGCAGTATCTAAAAGATGGTTTTGCCGGTCTTGGGCTTCCTCTCAGCGAAGAAATTGCCGCTGTGGATGACCTCATGATTTACTGGGATGATGGAGAACCCTGTGCTCCCGTCGAGATAATGTTGGATCTGGGTGAGGTGCGGCAGGTTGGAGGGTTGCACATTTGGCCGGCGGAGGCTCCGCATGGGATGGAGGTTCCACTGTTTGGTTTCCCGGGAAAGGTGAAGGTGGAGTTTTCTGCGGATCGGAATTTTAAAGAAGTCCGCATGGCGGAAGTCAGCAATGCCCGCCAGCAGATGTATCGGGACAATCTCCTGATAATGGCTACGCGCGCCTACGAAGCCCGATATGTCAGGGTGACGCTGGATGATTTTACGATGTACCAGAACCGTAAAATTCTCGGATTGGGTGAAATACGGGTTGGAGAATACAATACGGTTTGGTCGACGGGCTGCGCGATATCGGGAACCGGCCTGCCCGAATGGGCCTTGGACCAGCTTCCCCGGCTTGTCGATGGGTTCAGCCGGGGCCGTCGAATTCTGTCGGAATCGGAACGGATCAAAGGCCTGGCTATGCGCCGCCCGTTAGACATGCGTCTGAAGGAAGTGGAACGGGAACTGGTCCTTGCTGAAAATGCATGGCGCGTTCTGCAGCTTCGGCTCAGTATAGCCGGCGGTGTTCTGCTCCTGTTGGTGTTGTTTCTGGTATGGCGCAGTCAGCAGCGGAAACGTAAAAAGGAATTGAGCACATTAAGGCAGCGCATCACCCGGGATCTGCATGATGATGTGGGCAGCAGTCTCGGTGGTATTTCGCTGATGTCCACCAAGCTTGAGACGATGGCTGTTAATCAAACGGTTAAAGAAGAGCTTGGGGGCCTGGCCCTAATGGCGCGCGAGGCCTGCTCATCCCTGCGTGAGGTGGTTTGGCTCACCGACCAGGAGGTGATTCTTCTGCCGGCCCTGCTGGAGAAAATGATGGAACGGGCTCAACGTACGTTGTACGGGATGGATCTTACGGTTGATATCGGTTCAAACATTCCGGAGGTGGAAGTGGGATGGAATGTCAAACGGCATCTGATCATGTTTTTCCGTGAGGCCATTCATAATTGCGCCCGGCATTCAAATGCGGACAGGGCGGAGATTTCGGTATGTGCAGACAACGTGGAGCTTCAGATTTCCATTCGGGACTATGGCTGCGGGTTTGACCCGGCTGAAAAGAATAAGGGCTGGGGTCTTGAGAGTATGAAAAAAAGGGGGGAAGAGTTGGGGGGCGATGTCTCCTTGATCTCGGCCCTTGGAGAAGGTACGTCTGTGATTTTACGTGTGCCGCTGAGTAAACTCTCGAAAGAACCCGCTAAAGCGTATAAAACATCGAACTGA